One genomic region from Leifsonia sp. Root1293 encodes:
- a CDS encoding glycoside hydrolase family 127 protein: MTMTTTTRFPAAPVVPTTGALRPLGVDEVHITDGFWAERQSVNGSATLAHIEHWLEKDGWLGNFDLAASGALPSGRRGREFSDSEVYKYLEALAWEIGRRGQDAALEARFRAVVDRVAAAQEADGYLNTNFGRSGQGARWSDLEWGHELYCLGHLFQAAVARERTSPGSDDGLLPVATRAADLVCSVFGDDGIQSVCGHAEVEVGLAELGRLTGERRYLAQAALFVDRRGHGTLADIEWGRSYFQDHVPVRRADALTGHAVRANYLAAGAADVAVESGDAELLGALRRQWDRTVARRTYVTGGQGSHHQDEAFGDDWELPPDRAYSETCAGIASIMFSWRLLLAAGTGGAADARYADLIERTLFNVVATSPSREGTAFFYANTLHQRTPGQPSSPDVMSPRASSSLRAPWFEVSCCPPNVARTFASLAGYIATTDDDGLQLHQYATASIRTQLAGGRDIAVDVATRYPADGAIAVTVVDDVADPITISLRVPGWAASASLTLRGVDGSVESIDAEPGYVSVRRAFRAGDVLELDLPMRARFSVPDPRIDAIRDSVAVERGPIVYCLESSDLPAGPDAFSELRVERSMQPIDDDSGVAVVLRAESADAADDDGWPYSATDSARSTEAPAPAPAPAPAPLTVNLVPYHRWAERGPSTMRVWLPVHHAL; this comes from the coding sequence ATGACCATGACCACCACAACACGCTTTCCCGCCGCCCCCGTCGTCCCGACCACGGGAGCACTGCGCCCACTGGGCGTCGACGAAGTGCACATCACCGACGGATTCTGGGCCGAACGACAGAGCGTCAACGGCTCGGCGACGCTGGCGCACATCGAGCACTGGCTGGAGAAGGACGGGTGGCTCGGCAACTTCGACCTGGCTGCATCCGGAGCCCTGCCAAGTGGCCGCCGAGGCCGGGAGTTCTCCGATTCCGAGGTGTACAAGTACCTCGAGGCGCTCGCATGGGAGATCGGTCGACGAGGCCAGGATGCCGCCCTCGAGGCCCGTTTCCGTGCCGTCGTCGACCGCGTCGCCGCAGCACAGGAGGCCGACGGCTACCTGAACACCAACTTCGGCCGCTCCGGTCAGGGTGCCCGCTGGTCCGACCTCGAGTGGGGCCACGAGCTGTACTGCCTGGGGCATCTCTTCCAGGCCGCCGTTGCGCGTGAGCGCACCTCGCCCGGTTCCGATGACGGCCTGCTCCCAGTGGCGACTCGCGCGGCAGACCTGGTGTGCTCCGTCTTCGGAGACGACGGCATCCAGTCGGTGTGCGGTCACGCCGAGGTCGAGGTGGGGCTGGCAGAACTCGGACGACTCACGGGGGAGCGGCGCTACCTCGCGCAGGCGGCCCTGTTCGTCGACCGACGCGGCCACGGCACCCTGGCCGACATCGAGTGGGGGCGGTCCTACTTCCAGGACCACGTTCCCGTGCGCCGGGCCGACGCCCTCACCGGGCACGCCGTCCGCGCCAACTACCTGGCGGCCGGCGCTGCGGACGTCGCCGTCGAGAGCGGCGACGCCGAATTGCTCGGCGCGCTCAGGCGCCAATGGGACCGCACCGTGGCGCGGCGCACCTACGTCACCGGAGGGCAGGGCTCCCACCACCAGGACGAGGCGTTCGGCGATGACTGGGAGCTGCCGCCGGATCGCGCGTACTCCGAGACGTGCGCCGGCATCGCCTCGATCATGTTCAGCTGGCGGTTGCTGCTGGCCGCGGGAACGGGAGGCGCGGCAGACGCCCGCTACGCCGACCTCATCGAGCGCACGCTCTTCAACGTCGTGGCGACCTCGCCCTCCCGGGAGGGTACGGCGTTCTTCTATGCGAACACCCTGCACCAGAGGACGCCGGGGCAGCCGTCGTCGCCTGATGTCATGTCGCCTCGGGCCTCGTCATCGCTGCGCGCGCCGTGGTTCGAGGTCTCCTGCTGTCCGCCCAACGTCGCCCGCACGTTCGCGAGCCTCGCCGGGTACATCGCCACGACGGATGACGATGGCCTGCAACTGCACCAGTACGCGACGGCGTCCATCCGCACGCAACTGGCCGGCGGGCGCGACATCGCCGTGGACGTCGCGACGCGCTACCCGGCCGATGGCGCGATCGCCGTGACTGTCGTCGACGACGTGGCGGATCCGATCACCATCTCTCTGCGCGTGCCGGGGTGGGCGGCATCCGCGAGCCTGACTCTGCGCGGTGTCGACGGCTCGGTCGAGTCGATCGATGCCGAACCGGGCTACGTGTCGGTGCGCCGGGCGTTCCGTGCGGGGGATGTGCTCGAGCTCGACCTCCCGATGCGCGCGCGCTTCTCCGTGCCGGACCCGCGCATCGACGCGATCCGCGACAGCGTCGCCGTGGAGCGCGGCCCGATCGTCTACTGCCTCGAGTCCAGCGATCTCCCGGCCGGCCCCGATGCGTTCAGCGAGCTCCGGGTCGAGAGGTCGATGCAGCCCATCGACGACGACTCGGGCGTCGCGGTGGTCCTCCGCGCAGAATCGGCGGACGCGGCGGATGACGATGGCTGGCCCTATTCGGCGACGGATTCCGCAAGGTCGACCGAGGCTCCCGCTCCGGCTCCGGCTCCGGCTCCGGCTCCGCTCACGGTGAATCTCGTGCCGTACCACCGCTGGGCAGAGCGGGGTCCGTCCACGATGCGCGTCTGGCTGCCTGTGCACCACGCGCTCTGA
- a CDS encoding carbohydrate ABC transporter permease, with the protein MTDTLARPPRTETSSVASVAPRQHRRRYSVAGIALQMPFWVFTAAIAIIFLYPLVWTAISSVAPRAGTNQTDGWGPGNYITLANYQDGIGQYILNSVFVSLLTVVLTLVISLLGGYAFARFEFRGKNTLFLATIAILMVPYATLLIPLYVLLNMVGLSNSLVGVALVLTMFQLPFSTFMMRISFESIPRELDEAAMVDGCTSWTVLWRVLVPAVKPGLITVGLFAFLAAWNDFMAPLILINDSARMTLPLAISNLRGQVQGVVDYGATEAGVVVLALPCILLFLILQRHYVRGFMSGAFKG; encoded by the coding sequence ATGACCGACACCCTCGCACGACCACCGCGCACGGAGACGTCATCCGTCGCCTCGGTCGCACCCCGCCAGCATCGCCGTCGCTACTCGGTCGCCGGCATCGCCCTGCAGATGCCGTTCTGGGTCTTCACCGCGGCGATCGCCATCATCTTCCTCTACCCGTTGGTCTGGACGGCGATCTCCTCCGTGGCTCCTCGAGCCGGTACGAACCAGACCGACGGCTGGGGCCCCGGCAACTACATCACCCTCGCCAACTACCAGGACGGCATCGGACAGTACATCCTCAACTCGGTGTTCGTCTCGCTGCTCACCGTCGTGCTCACCCTCGTGATCTCGCTGCTCGGCGGGTACGCCTTCGCACGCTTCGAGTTTCGGGGCAAGAACACCCTCTTCCTCGCGACGATCGCGATCCTGATGGTGCCCTACGCCACCCTGCTCATCCCTCTGTACGTGCTGCTGAACATGGTGGGGCTCTCGAACTCGCTGGTGGGGGTGGCGCTGGTGCTCACCATGTTCCAGTTGCCGTTCTCCACCTTCATGATGCGGATCTCGTTCGAGTCCATTCCACGCGAGCTCGACGAGGCGGCCATGGTCGACGGATGCACCTCGTGGACCGTGCTGTGGCGCGTGCTCGTTCCCGCCGTGAAGCCGGGCCTCATCACCGTCGGGCTGTTCGCCTTCCTGGCTGCATGGAACGACTTCATGGCCCCGCTCATCCTCATCAACGACTCCGCGCGCATGACGCTGCCGCTGGCCATCTCCAACCTGCGCGGCCAGGTGCAGGGCGTCGTCGACTACGGGGCGACCGAGGCCGGTGTCGTCGTCCTCGCCCTGCCCTGCATCCTGCTGTTCCTCATTCTTCAACGCCACTACGTGCGCGGATTCATGTCCGGCGCCTTCAAGGGATGA
- a CDS encoding carbohydrate ABC transporter permease, whose translation MSVTAPLIPAEMAPHRRRRRTSGRAGVGWLYALPTALFVLFLFILPLLLVFKMSASEWPLLGGDQGWNFPENYASAISNRFFLDSVLFTLKYTVLATILLIGLGLGLALLVQESSRWKGFLRASFLIPSALGLASASLLFYVLYSPIAGPFAQLTQAWGFTFLGTPDAALWSTLFLIVWRYAGFYMLLMLVGLQGIPDEVYEAARIDGSSRWQTFRHVTIPLLKPTLALTTVLCVTGSLLAFEQFYILTKGGPDNSTITVVQLIYSMAFQGQNDLGVAGALSVIVLAALVVINIVQIRGFSRKVED comes from the coding sequence ATGAGCGTCACAGCTCCCCTCATCCCAGCCGAGATGGCGCCTCATCGGCGTCGTCGGCGTACATCGGGCCGTGCCGGCGTCGGCTGGCTGTACGCCCTGCCGACCGCCCTGTTCGTGCTGTTCCTGTTCATCCTGCCGCTGCTGCTGGTGTTCAAGATGTCGGCATCCGAGTGGCCGCTGCTCGGCGGAGACCAGGGGTGGAACTTCCCCGAGAACTACGCGAGCGCCATCAGCAACAGGTTCTTCCTCGACTCCGTGCTGTTCACGCTCAAGTACACGGTGCTCGCGACCATCCTGCTGATCGGGCTCGGGCTGGGGCTCGCGTTGCTCGTGCAGGAGTCGAGTCGCTGGAAGGGCTTCCTGCGTGCGTCCTTCCTCATCCCGAGCGCCCTGGGGCTGGCATCGGCTTCGCTTCTGTTCTACGTGCTCTACTCGCCGATCGCCGGGCCGTTCGCCCAGCTCACGCAGGCCTGGGGCTTCACCTTCCTGGGAACCCCGGATGCCGCCCTCTGGTCGACGCTGTTCCTCATCGTCTGGCGCTACGCGGGCTTCTACATGCTGCTCATGCTCGTGGGACTGCAGGGCATCCCCGACGAGGTCTACGAGGCCGCGCGGATTGATGGGTCGTCGCGGTGGCAGACGTTCCGTCACGTCACGATCCCGTTGCTCAAGCCGACGCTCGCGCTCACGACGGTGCTCTGCGTGACGGGCTCCCTGCTCGCCTTCGAGCAGTTCTACATCCTCACCAAGGGCGGCCCCGACAACAGCACCATCACCGTCGTGCAGTTGATCTACAGCATGGCCTTCCAAGGGCAGAACGACCTCGGCGTTGCCGGCGCGCTCTCGGTCATCGTGCTGGCAGCCCTCGTCGTCATCAACATCGTGCAGATCCGCGGCTTCAGCCGGAAAGTGGAGGACTGA
- a CDS encoding ABC transporter substrate-binding protein, which produces MTRTMNRRMRRVGALVTAGILLAGLAACSSSDPGTTAASAGPDGVDDGTSLTLWTRAPLEKQANLLVDAYNASHDNQVKLTVVPNDDYVAKVGAAAGSNSLPDLFAADIVYVPNWVKQGLFQDLTANIDGLDFKDSINKGHLAAGTADGKEHVLPFVLDLSMLFWNKELATEAGLDADAGPADLAEFAEWAKAIQGLNKPDTYGTATGLNCGGCLVFTWFPSVWAADEQVMNEEGTESLLASDTAKEIYSTWADLWKSGAVLPSSKDEAGPTWTAGFTEGKVGLMPYPATLLSSTPFDVGVSGIPSPKGGGSTFVGGDGIGVSKDSKKAAQAWNFLNWMMSEEAQVGVLAKDNDVVSRSDLATNEYSEKDPRLITINEVAGEGDTPVSLNFQEAFNSPTSPWLTLVRNAVLDGTDTVDADNDAITDVLSQ; this is translated from the coding sequence ATGACACGCACCATGAACCGACGGATGCGCAGGGTCGGAGCCCTGGTCACCGCCGGCATCCTGCTGGCCGGCCTCGCCGCCTGTTCCAGCTCGGATCCCGGAACCACAGCCGCGAGCGCCGGGCCCGACGGGGTCGACGACGGCACGTCGCTCACCCTGTGGACGCGCGCTCCGCTCGAGAAGCAGGCGAACCTGCTGGTCGACGCGTACAACGCCAGCCACGACAACCAGGTCAAGCTCACCGTGGTCCCCAACGACGACTACGTCGCCAAGGTGGGAGCGGCAGCCGGCTCCAACAGCCTTCCCGACCTGTTCGCTGCCGACATCGTCTACGTTCCCAACTGGGTGAAGCAGGGCCTGTTCCAGGACCTCACCGCGAACATCGACGGCCTCGACTTCAAGGACTCGATCAACAAGGGCCACCTCGCTGCCGGAACCGCCGATGGCAAGGAGCACGTGCTCCCGTTCGTGCTCGACCTGTCGATGCTGTTCTGGAACAAGGAGCTCGCCACCGAGGCCGGTCTCGATGCCGATGCCGGTCCGGCCGACCTCGCCGAGTTCGCGGAATGGGCCAAGGCGATCCAGGGTCTGAACAAGCCGGACACCTACGGAACGGCCACCGGCCTGAACTGCGGCGGATGCCTCGTCTTCACCTGGTTCCCGAGCGTGTGGGCGGCCGACGAGCAGGTCATGAACGAGGAGGGCACCGAGTCCCTGCTCGCGAGCGACACCGCGAAGGAGATCTACAGCACCTGGGCCGACCTGTGGAAGTCCGGCGCCGTGCTGCCGTCGTCGAAGGACGAGGCGGGGCCCACCTGGACCGCCGGCTTCACCGAGGGCAAGGTCGGGCTGATGCCCTACCCGGCGACGCTGCTGTCGTCGACGCCGTTCGACGTCGGCGTCTCCGGCATCCCCAGCCCTAAGGGCGGCGGATCGACCTTCGTGGGTGGTGACGGCATCGGCGTGTCGAAGGACTCGAAGAAGGCCGCCCAGGCCTGGAACTTCCTCAACTGGATGATGTCGGAGGAGGCCCAGGTCGGCGTGCTGGCGAAGGACAACGACGTGGTCTCGCGTTCCGACCTCGCGACGAACGAGTACTCCGAGAAGGACCCGCGCCTCATCACGATCAACGAGGTCGCCGGCGAGGGTGACACCCCGGTCTCGCTGAACTTCCAGGAGGCGTTCAATTCGCCCACCAGCCCGTGGCTGACCCTGGTGCGGAACGCCGTGCTCGATGGCACGGACACCGTGGACGCCGACAACGACGCGATCACGGACGTGCTCTCCCAGTAG
- a CDS encoding LacI family DNA-binding transcriptional regulator, with the protein MGRAATLSDVAKLAGVSIATASKAINGRDQVAPATRERVMAAAEKISFTPNELARGLINGRTGTVGLLTSDLEGRFVIPILMGAEDAFGAGQVNVFLCDARGDAIREQHHLKALLTRRVDGIIVVGRQTDPRPSLGHDIPVPVVYAYAPSDDPTDISLTPDNRAGGRLAVEHLLSCGRRRIALISGDPSFAAAQDRSVGVIEALTAAGLELVGSPMYSDWSEHWGRDASAMLLRQFPDVDGIVCGSDQIARGALDTLRDLGRDVPGDVAVIGYDNWEILATNARPGLTTIDANLQQLGRAAATRIFDALDSTGAGAGGAGAGGASGVDGTQLSGGTEYLPVRLVIRGSTIPRR; encoded by the coding sequence ATGGGACGTGCGGCGACCCTCAGCGATGTCGCGAAGCTCGCCGGCGTCTCGATCGCCACGGCGTCGAAGGCCATCAACGGTCGAGACCAAGTCGCTCCGGCCACCCGTGAGCGCGTCATGGCGGCGGCCGAGAAGATCTCCTTCACGCCCAACGAACTCGCGCGTGGCCTCATCAACGGACGCACGGGCACGGTGGGCTTGCTCACCAGCGACCTCGAGGGTCGCTTCGTCATCCCCATCCTCATGGGAGCGGAAGACGCGTTCGGCGCCGGCCAGGTGAACGTCTTCCTGTGCGACGCGCGTGGCGACGCCATCCGCGAGCAGCACCACCTGAAGGCCCTGCTCACCCGCCGGGTGGACGGCATCATCGTCGTGGGCCGCCAGACCGACCCCCGACCATCACTCGGTCACGACATCCCCGTTCCGGTGGTCTACGCGTATGCGCCGTCCGACGATCCGACCGACATCTCCCTCACGCCGGACAACCGCGCCGGCGGGCGACTGGCCGTGGAGCACCTGCTCTCCTGCGGTCGCCGGCGCATCGCGCTGATCTCGGGTGACCCGTCGTTCGCAGCGGCTCAGGACCGGTCCGTCGGGGTGATCGAGGCGTTGACCGCTGCCGGCCTGGAGCTCGTCGGCTCCCCCATGTACTCCGACTGGTCCGAGCACTGGGGACGCGACGCGTCGGCCATGCTGCTCCGTCAGTTCCCCGACGTCGACGGCATCGTCTGCGGCTCCGACCAGATCGCCCGAGGCGCGCTCGACACTCTCCGCGACCTCGGTCGCGATGTTCCCGGGGACGTCGCGGTCATCGGCTACGACAACTGGGAGATCCTCGCGACCAACGCGCGACCCGGCCTCACCACGATCGACGCGAACCTCCAGCAGTTGGGACGCGCGGCAGCGACGCGCATCTTCGATGCTCTCGACAGCACCGGCGCCGGTGCGGGCGGGGCCGGGGCCGGCGGGGCCAGCGGCGTTGACGGCACGCAGCTCTCAGGAGGCACCGAGTACCTCCCGGTGCGCCTGGTCATCCGCGGGTCGACGATCCCGCGCCGATGA
- a CDS encoding Dabb family protein, with the protein MIQHTVSFALQHPHDSSEERAFLADAAAILPSIPGVRNFRISRQVSEKSSHAFQFSMEFPDDAAYAAYNGHPSHVEFVQTRWVPEVADFQELDLVPFEHDA; encoded by the coding sequence GTGATCCAGCACACAGTGAGCTTCGCCCTGCAGCACCCGCACGATTCGTCGGAGGAACGTGCCTTCCTGGCGGATGCAGCCGCCATCCTCCCGTCCATTCCCGGCGTGCGGAACTTCCGCATCTCGCGTCAGGTCAGCGAGAAGAGTTCGCACGCGTTCCAGTTCTCGATGGAGTTCCCGGATGACGCCGCGTATGCCGCGTACAACGGGCATCCGTCGCACGTGGAGTTCGTGCAGACCCGCTGGGTGCCCGAGGTGGCCGACTTCCAGGAGCTCGACCTCGTTCCGTTCGAGCACGACGCCTAG
- a CDS encoding YdeI/OmpD-associated family protein has translation MVSFADKPILDVSIEEWEAYLSGTPDDGGVRLKLRKKSSSAPGITWSEALDVALCYGWIDGQAGRFDDDYTLQAFTPRRKNSPWSQINREHVARLIDEGRMRPGGIAEIERAKGDGRWDAAYRQKDAVAPPDLQIALESSPAAAAFFESLTKVDRFRVYFRIGNIKTPAVRAARIRDIIEKAERGEQHYR, from the coding sequence ATGGTGAGCTTTGCCGACAAGCCGATCCTCGACGTGAGCATCGAGGAGTGGGAGGCGTACCTCTCGGGAACGCCCGACGACGGTGGCGTGCGCCTGAAGCTCCGCAAGAAGAGCTCGTCGGCTCCGGGCATCACCTGGTCGGAAGCCCTCGACGTCGCCCTCTGCTACGGCTGGATCGACGGGCAGGCGGGCCGCTTCGATGACGACTACACCCTGCAGGCCTTCACTCCCCGCCGTAAGAACAGCCCGTGGTCGCAGATCAACCGCGAGCACGTCGCCCGCCTGATCGACGAGGGCCGCATGCGGCCGGGCGGCATCGCGGAGATCGAACGTGCGAAAGGCGACGGCCGCTGGGATGCCGCCTACCGCCAGAAGGACGCGGTCGCACCGCCCGACCTGCAGATCGCACTCGAGTCCAGCCCGGCGGCTGCCGCCTTCTTCGAGAGTCTCACCAAGGTCGATCGGTTCCGGGTGTACTTCCGCATCGGCAACATCAAGACGCCGGCTGTGCGGGCGGCCCGCATCCGCGACATCATCGAGAAGGCGGAACGCGGCGAGCAGCACTATCGCTGA
- a CDS encoding HNH endonuclease signature motif containing protein, whose translation MESLGQRMREAVAATRALLAEAADAAVVPALSDRDMLAFTAATEDAGRALDAVRVIAAGELAHRSRTILGSESLAKRMGFQTAAELMEQMIRISTPAARARLRLGSQTRPAITMTGDELPAEFDAVRAGLATGRLGIDSAQVITRVLSAAKAGAPTDTYSRFVPAEHELVCSAIGAAAEAGVPALPPVTPSCTRDEAQVWAEFLNPDGAEPTEKQFASRGFWFKPAPNGMIPFSGLAVPELAASMQAVFTAMTNPRQSERFMPEHELAALEQQRAEQEQQSGLEPAQRKDPRSRSQRMHDALITVFDIAGRSGELPTLGGASPTMVVTVSAEDHGSGHGVGHVDGLEVPISMAAVRQACCANGIQAVDLAANGRVLALGTTERCFNRAQRRALDARDGGCVICARPAVETEAHHVVPWSVERRTHVDNGVLLCWFHHRTIETRGGWRVRMVDGSPEIMPPPELGPPEWRPARRGRVRQAHALRQRMHDQR comes from the coding sequence ATGGAATCACTCGGCCAGCGGATGCGGGAGGCAGTCGCAGCGACGCGCGCGCTCCTGGCAGAGGCCGCTGATGCCGCAGTCGTGCCCGCACTGAGCGATCGCGACATGCTGGCGTTCACGGCAGCGACCGAAGACGCCGGTCGGGCGCTCGATGCCGTGCGGGTCATCGCGGCGGGCGAGCTCGCGCATCGATCCCGCACGATCCTGGGTTCGGAATCGTTGGCGAAGCGGATGGGGTTCCAGACCGCGGCGGAACTCATGGAGCAGATGATCCGCATCAGTACGCCCGCAGCCCGGGCGAGGCTGCGACTGGGGTCCCAGACCCGGCCGGCCATCACCATGACGGGAGACGAACTTCCGGCCGAGTTCGATGCGGTGCGGGCTGGGCTGGCGACCGGGCGGCTGGGCATCGATTCTGCACAGGTCATCACCCGAGTACTCAGCGCGGCCAAGGCCGGCGCGCCGACCGACACGTACTCCAGATTCGTTCCGGCTGAGCATGAGCTCGTGTGTTCCGCCATCGGAGCGGCCGCCGAAGCCGGCGTTCCGGCCCTACCGCCCGTGACGCCGTCCTGCACCCGCGACGAAGCCCAGGTGTGGGCGGAATTCCTGAATCCCGACGGCGCCGAGCCGACGGAGAAGCAGTTCGCGTCACGCGGGTTCTGGTTCAAGCCGGCCCCCAATGGCATGATCCCGTTCAGTGGGCTGGCCGTTCCCGAACTCGCCGCGAGCATGCAGGCGGTCTTCACCGCCATGACCAACCCGCGCCAGTCCGAGCGGTTCATGCCCGAGCATGAGCTGGCGGCTCTGGAGCAGCAGCGTGCCGAGCAGGAACAGCAGAGCGGCCTCGAGCCCGCGCAACGGAAAGACCCGCGAAGCCGCAGCCAGCGCATGCATGACGCCTTGATCACGGTGTTCGACATCGCCGGCCGGTCTGGCGAACTGCCCACGCTGGGAGGGGCGTCTCCGACGATGGTCGTCACCGTCTCCGCCGAAGACCATGGGTCCGGGCACGGAGTCGGGCACGTCGACGGTCTCGAGGTCCCGATCAGCATGGCGGCCGTGCGGCAGGCGTGCTGCGCCAACGGCATCCAGGCCGTCGACCTCGCTGCGAATGGCAGGGTCCTGGCCCTCGGCACGACCGAACGGTGCTTCAACCGGGCCCAACGCCGGGCGCTGGATGCCCGTGACGGCGGATGCGTGATCTGCGCGCGACCCGCCGTCGAGACCGAGGCGCACCATGTCGTCCCGTGGTCGGTCGAAAGACGAACTCACGTCGACAACGGGGTGCTCCTGTGCTGGTTCCATCACCGCACCATCGAGACCCGCGGCGGGTGGCGGGTGCGCATGGTCGACGGCAGCCCCGAGATCATGCCGCCGCCCGAACTCGGTCCGCCCGAGTGGCGACCCGCCCGACGAGGCCGGGTGCGACAGGCGCACGCCCTTCGACAGCGGATGCACGATCAACGGTGA
- a CDS encoding DUF1214 domain-containing protein translates to MSQITAPSPDDVTQAWVYLLGRYLVMRQERIDLAEDGVDYNVIKHNPAVVVGSSAGTAPTFVNPNLDVVYSEAWIAVDAATPAILEIPAVPADRYYTVQIVDEWAEITHNINERNFPDAPYGRYAICLEGTEPDIPDGCLRIDIPSSKAKMLARVQIGDDVDAAVDLQHRFTLSSLGSPTLTAPTDLPDFDNAHLPGAWMFTEPYVAAALAPVDACGRAGELQPLVSGIAAYIGSDSSRKAEVDETIASVAIPAFVHFVTHFGNVTNGWSSTAAYPKFGDDFWFRATANFGGIWWNSSNEAVYELLHVDAQDQPTTGDRSYRMTFAADALPGDVVDGFWSLTVYGKPDYMLVPNAAGRFTVGSEHPLAASADGSIELVFSPELPDGVRESNWLPTPAGKPFTADLRLYLPHESVRSGEWTPPALHPIS, encoded by the coding sequence ATGAGCCAGATCACCGCACCCAGCCCCGACGACGTCACGCAGGCATGGGTGTACCTTCTCGGCCGGTACCTGGTGATGCGTCAGGAGAGAATCGACCTGGCCGAGGACGGTGTCGACTACAACGTCATCAAGCACAACCCGGCTGTCGTCGTCGGCTCCTCGGCCGGGACGGCCCCCACCTTCGTGAACCCGAACCTGGATGTCGTGTACTCGGAGGCCTGGATAGCGGTGGATGCGGCCACGCCGGCCATTCTGGAGATCCCGGCCGTACCCGCCGACCGGTACTACACGGTGCAGATCGTGGACGAGTGGGCCGAGATCACCCACAACATCAATGAGCGCAACTTCCCCGACGCCCCCTACGGTCGTTACGCGATCTGCCTCGAGGGCACCGAACCTGACATTCCCGACGGCTGCCTGCGCATCGACATCCCCTCCTCGAAGGCCAAGATGCTCGCCAGGGTGCAGATCGGCGACGATGTCGACGCTGCTGTGGATCTGCAGCACCGGTTCACGCTGTCGTCGCTCGGCTCACCGACACTGACAGCCCCGACCGACCTGCCCGACTTCGACAACGCCCACCTGCCCGGCGCGTGGATGTTCACCGAGCCCTACGTCGCGGCCGCGCTCGCCCCCGTCGACGCCTGCGGCAGGGCTGGAGAACTGCAACCGCTCGTGTCCGGCATCGCGGCCTACATCGGCTCGGATTCCAGCCGGAAAGCGGAGGTCGATGAGACCATCGCGTCCGTCGCGATCCCCGCGTTCGTGCACTTCGTGACCCATTTCGGCAACGTCACCAACGGGTGGTCCTCCACGGCGGCGTACCCGAAGTTCGGTGACGACTTCTGGTTCCGGGCCACGGCCAACTTCGGCGGCATCTGGTGGAACTCGTCGAACGAGGCCGTCTACGAACTGCTCCATGTCGACGCCCAGGATCAGCCGACGACCGGCGACAGGTCGTACCGGATGACATTCGCCGCCGACGCCTTGCCTGGCGACGTGGTCGATGGTTTCTGGTCGCTCACCGTCTACGGGAAGCCCGATTACATGCTCGTCCCGAACGCCGCAGGCCGGTTCACGGTGGGGTCGGAGCACCCGCTGGCGGCATCCGCCGACGGTTCGATCGAGCTCGTGTTCTCGCCCGAGCTTCCCGACGGCGTTCGCGAGAGCAACTGGCTTCCCACGCCGGCCGGAAAGCCGTTCACAGCGGACCTGCGGCTCTACCTCCCCCACGAGTCCGTTCGGTCGGGCGAGTGGACCCCACCGGCACTCCACCCGATCAGCTGA
- a CDS encoding IclR family transcriptional regulator, whose protein sequence is MPQPPAGTQVVQRVGTLLREVTSARADGVRLNDLVAATGLTKPTVHRLLNSLAAEGLLDQDESSGRWFLGAEMYVMGSAAASRFPIEEIAHPSLVRLAASTGESAFLSMRRRDETICLLREEGSFPIRSFVLAEGTRFPLGIGSAGLAILAHLDEAEQEEHLARLDLSGNRHGVNQTLAGIRATIADAQEVGYVVNPGRIVEGSWGMAAAIFDRANRPMWALTLTGIESRFKPERQKELGRALLLEAHRVSRRLANHGE, encoded by the coding sequence ATGCCGCAACCGCCCGCGGGCACCCAGGTGGTGCAGCGCGTGGGAACGCTCCTCCGCGAGGTCACCAGTGCGCGCGCGGACGGCGTTCGGCTGAACGACCTCGTCGCAGCGACGGGGCTGACGAAGCCCACCGTGCATCGGCTGCTCAACTCCCTCGCGGCCGAGGGGCTGCTCGACCAGGACGAGTCGAGCGGACGTTGGTTCCTCGGCGCCGAGATGTACGTGATGGGGTCGGCCGCTGCGAGCCGCTTCCCGATCGAGGAGATCGCGCATCCGTCGCTCGTGCGGCTGGCCGCATCCACCGGGGAGTCGGCGTTCCTCTCGATGCGCCGGCGCGACGAGACCATCTGCCTGCTGCGTGAGGAGGGGAGCTTCCCCATCCGGTCGTTCGTGCTCGCCGAGGGCACGCGGTTCCCGCTGGGGATCGGCTCGGCAGGGCTCGCGATCCTCGCCCACCTCGATGAGGCGGAGCAGGAGGAGCATCTCGCCAGGCTCGATCTCAGCGGCAACCGCCACGGTGTGAACCAGACCCTCGCCGGCATCCGAGCGACGATCGCCGATGCGCAGGAGGTCGGCTACGTCGTCAACCCAGGACGCATCGTCGAGGGCAGTTGGGGCATGGCGGCCGCGATCTTCGACCGAGCGAATCGCCCGATGTGGGCACTCACGCTCACCGGGATCGAGAGCCGGTTCAAGCCGGAGCGGCAGAAGGAACTGGGCAGGGCACTGCTGCTCGAGGCCCATAGGGTGTCGCGCAGGCTGGCGAACCACGGAGAGTGA